One window of Streptomyces sp. NBC_00273 genomic DNA carries:
- a CDS encoding helicase-related protein, translating into MGIEEEGNKPHLGARRVPSAGVRLEELTPGVQVSGLTAADPVTVIRADWRGSSAMEVVYRDGSGAFGSVFLYRDHEANLKLHEPTARIGFAGDPAAFRLAAEALRLRMAGLFDPMLAVSTSDLEALPHQIRAVYGELLPRTPLRFLLADDPGAGKTIMAGLYVKELLLRGDLERCLIVAPGSLVEQWQDELLEKFGLRFELLTRSLVDSTPDSSVFENHPRLIARMDQLSRSDELLEQLRHTDWDLVVVDEAHRMSAHWFGNELKTTRRYQLGQLLGRIARHFLLMTATPHAGKEDDFQLFLALLDSDRFEGKYREGVHTVDASGLMRRMVKEDLLTFEGKPLFPERRAYTVPYELSPAEHELYEAVTEYVRKEMNRADRLRAAGDGRRGNTVGFALTVLQRRLASSPEAILRSLERRRERLVRRHREMLTATTGNPENDESQIGRRFNLINGDDDWQVRLDDLNSTERETLEEEVLDAATAARTAAELSLEIEQLGNLIQLAAHVRLSGTDRKWTELRSLLQDDDEICDQFGNPRKIIIFTEHRDTLNYLVERIRSLLGQNEAVQTIHGGVRRDERRRVQELFTQQRDVRVLVATDAAGEGLNLQRAHLMVNYDLPWNPNRLEQRFGRIHRIGQTEVCHLWNLVATDTREGAVFHRLLDKIEQQRLAYRGQIFDVLGEAFEEQPLHRLLMEAIRYGDQPDVRARLDQVIDHTVGEGLDELLAERALHSDLLSESEVVETRLRLEEARARRLQPHYVEAFFRAAFSALGGRLTKREAGRFEITNVPAVLVNRSPQHALAAPVLRRYDRVTFDRNMIRMQGRAGAALLAPGHPLMDAVVDATVERHASVLKAGSVLIDRADSGQEPRLLVALTQEITNGHPQPKVISKRFDFVELTSDGQAIPAGPAPYLDYDPPAADESEVVTQETARLAAQPWLASGIEQTAVAWAADHAVHEHLRSVRDRIVPEVRRTREQVQERLSQEIDFWYARQLELLDAQDQGRKLKLRPETARRRAGDLEARLERRLRELDLDERLLPRPPRVAGGALVLPQGLINLLLGRTHETEEASETVRDTAAVERRAVSAVIQAERGLGRSPEEMPPNNKGFDLRSWTADRADLLHLEVKGRVAGSADFTVTRNEVLHAKNVGDRYRLALVSVSPHGPEQDEVRYLTSPFSGTSTDDFNVTKFVFHWKRMWDQGDPPH; encoded by the coding sequence ATGGGCATCGAAGAAGAAGGCAATAAGCCTCATCTCGGCGCCCGCCGCGTCCCCAGCGCCGGAGTGCGCCTGGAAGAGCTGACTCCAGGTGTACAAGTCAGCGGTCTCACAGCTGCAGACCCGGTGACGGTCATCCGTGCCGACTGGCGTGGCAGCAGCGCGATGGAGGTCGTTTACAGGGACGGTTCTGGCGCCTTCGGTAGTGTCTTCCTTTACCGGGACCACGAAGCGAACCTCAAGCTGCACGAGCCGACCGCCCGCATCGGCTTTGCCGGCGACCCTGCTGCCTTCCGCTTGGCCGCCGAGGCTCTGCGCCTTCGCATGGCAGGACTCTTCGACCCGATGCTTGCCGTCAGCACTTCAGATCTTGAGGCGCTGCCGCATCAGATCCGGGCCGTCTACGGCGAGCTCCTCCCCCGCACACCCCTTCGCTTCCTACTGGCAGACGACCCGGGCGCCGGCAAGACAATTATGGCGGGGCTGTACGTGAAGGAACTACTCCTCCGCGGCGACCTGGAGCGTTGCCTCATCGTCGCCCCAGGATCCCTCGTTGAGCAGTGGCAAGACGAGCTACTGGAGAAGTTCGGGCTCCGCTTCGAGCTCCTCACGCGTTCTCTGGTCGACTCCACCCCCGACAGCAGTGTGTTCGAGAATCACCCGCGGCTCATTGCCCGCATGGACCAGCTTTCCCGCTCGGACGAGCTCCTGGAGCAGCTTCGGCACACAGACTGGGACCTCGTAGTGGTGGACGAGGCCCACCGCATGTCGGCCCACTGGTTCGGCAACGAACTCAAGACAACGCGCCGCTATCAGCTAGGGCAGCTGCTCGGCAGAATCGCCCGTCACTTCCTCCTCATGACGGCCACCCCACATGCTGGCAAGGAGGACGATTTTCAGCTGTTCCTCGCCCTACTCGACAGCGACCGGTTTGAGGGCAAGTACCGCGAGGGAGTCCACACAGTCGATGCCAGCGGGCTCATGCGTCGTATGGTCAAGGAGGATCTCCTCACCTTCGAGGGCAAGCCGCTCTTTCCTGAGCGACGGGCGTACACCGTGCCGTACGAGTTGTCCCCAGCCGAGCACGAGTTGTACGAGGCCGTCACCGAGTACGTCCGCAAGGAGATGAACCGGGCTGACAGGCTGCGCGCCGCGGGGGACGGGCGCCGGGGTAACACGGTCGGCTTCGCGCTCACTGTCCTTCAGCGCCGTCTCGCTTCCAGCCCCGAGGCGATCTTGCGCTCACTCGAGCGGCGCCGGGAACGCCTGGTCCGGCGACATCGGGAGATGCTTACGGCTACAACCGGTAACCCCGAGAACGATGAGTCGCAGATCGGACGCCGCTTCAATCTCATCAATGGCGATGATGACTGGCAGGTCCGTCTCGACGACCTGAACAGCACCGAGCGAGAGACACTGGAGGAAGAGGTCCTCGACGCAGCAACCGCTGCCCGTACCGCTGCGGAACTGTCCTTGGAAATCGAGCAGCTCGGGAACTTGATCCAGCTGGCCGCCCATGTCCGGCTGTCAGGCACAGACCGCAAGTGGACCGAGCTGCGCTCACTGCTGCAGGATGACGACGAGATCTGCGACCAGTTCGGCAATCCCCGCAAGATCATTATCTTCACGGAACACCGCGACACTCTCAACTACCTCGTCGAGCGTATCCGCAGCCTCCTCGGACAGAACGAAGCAGTTCAGACGATCCACGGAGGCGTACGACGCGACGAGCGTCGCCGAGTTCAGGAGCTATTCACACAGCAACGTGATGTGCGGGTACTCGTCGCCACCGATGCCGCCGGCGAAGGCCTCAACCTGCAGCGGGCCCACCTCATGGTCAACTACGACCTGCCGTGGAACCCCAACCGTCTCGAGCAGCGGTTTGGCCGAATTCACCGCATCGGCCAGACCGAGGTCTGCCACCTGTGGAACCTCGTTGCCACGGACACCCGCGAAGGTGCCGTTTTCCATCGCCTCCTCGACAAGATCGAGCAACAGCGCCTCGCCTACCGTGGCCAGATCTTCGATGTCCTCGGTGAAGCGTTCGAGGAGCAGCCCCTGCACAGACTGCTTATGGAAGCCATCCGGTACGGCGACCAACCTGATGTGCGCGCCCGTCTGGATCAGGTCATTGATCACACTGTCGGCGAGGGCCTCGATGAGCTGCTCGCTGAGCGAGCCCTGCACAGTGATCTACTCAGCGAGTCAGAGGTAGTCGAGACGCGTCTCCGTCTAGAAGAGGCGCGTGCAAGGAGGCTACAGCCGCACTATGTCGAGGCATTCTTCCGCGCCGCGTTCAGCGCACTCGGTGGACGCCTGACAAAGCGCGAAGCCGGCCGCTTCGAAATCACCAATGTCCCAGCCGTGCTCGTGAATCGCTCCCCGCAGCATGCCCTCGCGGCCCCGGTGCTGCGCCGGTACGACCGAGTCACATTCGACCGGAACATGATCCGGATGCAGGGCCGGGCTGGGGCTGCTCTGCTTGCCCCGGGCCACCCTCTGATGGACGCGGTGGTCGACGCCACGGTCGAACGTCATGCGAGTGTCCTCAAGGCCGGAAGCGTCCTCATCGACCGCGCAGACTCGGGCCAGGAACCCCGGCTGCTTGTAGCCCTTACACAGGAGATCACCAATGGACATCCTCAGCCGAAGGTGATCAGCAAGCGGTTTGACTTCGTGGAGCTCACCTCTGACGGCCAAGCGATCCCCGCCGGCCCTGCTCCCTACCTCGACTACGACCCGCCGGCAGCTGACGAATCCGAGGTCGTGACGCAGGAAACTGCCAGGCTCGCCGCTCAGCCCTGGCTAGCGAGCGGCATCGAACAGACAGCAGTGGCCTGGGCTGCTGATCACGCGGTGCACGAGCACCTTCGCTCCGTGCGAGATCGAATCGTGCCCGAGGTGAGGCGGACCCGCGAACAGGTGCAGGAGCGACTCAGCCAGGAGATCGACTTTTGGTACGCCCGTCAGCTCGAGCTCCTTGACGCACAAGATCAGGGTCGCAAACTGAAGCTGCGCCCCGAGACGGCACGTCGGCGTGCAGGCGATCTGGAGGCACGCCTGGAGCGGCGATTGCGTGAGCTGGACCTCGATGAACGGCTTCTGCCTCGTCCGCCTCGTGTGGCTGGCGGGGCACTGGTGCTGCCGCAGGGATTGATCAACCTTTTGCTGGGGAGGACCCACGAGACGGAGGAGGCCAGCGAGACCGTACGCGATACCGCTGCTGTGGAGCGTCGGGCCGTCTCAGCGGTGATCCAGGCCGAGCGCGGCCTTGGCCGCAGCCCGGAAGAGATGCCGCCGAACAACAAGGGCTTCGACCTGCGCTCGTGGACAGCAGACAGAGCGGACCTCCTTCACCTTGAGGTCAAGGGCCGTGTTGCAGGCTCCGCGGACTTCACAGTCACCCGCAACGAAGTGCTGCACGCCAAGAACGTAGGTGATCGCTACCGTCTGGCACTCGTGTCCGTCTCTCCCCATGGGCCGGAGCAAGACGAGGTCCGGTATCTGACTAGCCCCTTCAGCGGCACAAGTACAGATGACTTCAACGTGACCAAGTTCGTCTTCCACTGGAAACGCATGTGGGATCAGGGTGACCCACCTCACTGA
- a CDS encoding DUF4365 domain-containing protein, producing MALNRDVRQGRYGEIFVHAITTAAGLTAQKFFEDDYMVDLQIGHPGPRGSLSNPKIEVQVKSTRKVRVTPSEVKYGLKSKYYNHLAQSAENFSLPIFLVVVVVPAEADDWMNVSEEQLTLHRAAYWTCLHGQPLRRELHDDTEVTVSVPRENLLTGDGLLKMFDVADELRRQGRGVPIR from the coding sequence ATGGCACTGAATCGGGATGTCCGACAAGGCCGTTACGGCGAGATCTTCGTCCATGCGATCACCACCGCCGCGGGACTGACAGCTCAGAAGTTCTTTGAGGATGACTACATGGTCGATCTCCAGATCGGCCATCCGGGTCCCCGTGGCAGCTTGTCGAACCCCAAGATCGAGGTCCAGGTCAAGAGCACCCGCAAGGTTCGGGTGACCCCCAGCGAAGTCAAGTACGGCCTGAAGAGCAAGTATTACAACCATCTGGCACAGTCAGCAGAAAATTTCTCCCTGCCGATCTTCCTGGTGGTCGTAGTCGTCCCAGCAGAGGCGGATGACTGGATGAACGTCTCAGAAGAGCAGCTGACACTCCACCGGGCTGCGTATTGGACGTGCCTCCACGGCCAGCCTCTTCGACGTGAACTCCACGACGACACCGAGGTTACGGTGTCAGTGCCTCGTGAGAACCTGCTCACGGGGGATGGCCTCCTCAAGATGTTCGATGTCGCGGACGAGCTTCGGAGGCAGGGAAGGGGGGTGCCGATCCGATGA
- a CDS encoding helix-turn-helix transcriptional regulator, translated as MLEVLGLTNAAVMVYQVMLDHPGYDLDDIAAHCALTPTQVHEHLDELARLTLVRASAERAGHMRAVSPEIGLADILAVQEAELAARQARLAASRASVTRMVAERAEHRAHHGERLQGMDAIHNRLELMGRDATTEVLSSQPGIQRPEDLAASRPADAAALGRGITMRTLYQDTTRNQPHITTYAHWLLSQGSEVRTAPTIPQRMVVVDRTQALVPIDPADTRQGALHVTEPGILAALLDFFEQAWNTAVPLGAARPEDPRTSITTTEREILRLLSTGLTDEAVGQRLGTSSRTVGRHMSSLMERLDASSRFEAGIKAAHRGWL; from the coding sequence ATGCTCGAAGTTCTGGGACTGACCAATGCCGCCGTGATGGTGTACCAGGTGATGCTGGATCATCCCGGCTACGACCTGGACGACATCGCCGCGCACTGCGCCCTGACACCCACCCAGGTGCACGAGCACCTCGACGAGCTGGCCCGGCTCACGCTCGTACGGGCCTCCGCCGAGCGCGCCGGCCACATGCGCGCGGTGAGCCCCGAGATCGGCCTCGCCGACATCCTCGCCGTGCAGGAGGCCGAACTCGCCGCCCGCCAGGCCCGGCTCGCCGCCTCACGCGCTTCCGTGACCCGCATGGTCGCCGAACGCGCCGAGCACCGCGCGCACCACGGCGAACGCCTGCAGGGCATGGACGCCATCCACAACCGCCTGGAACTGATGGGCCGCGACGCCACCACAGAGGTCCTCAGCAGCCAGCCCGGCATCCAGCGCCCCGAGGACCTGGCGGCCAGCCGGCCCGCCGATGCCGCAGCCCTCGGCCGCGGCATCACGATGCGCACCCTCTACCAGGACACCACCCGCAACCAGCCGCACATCACCACCTACGCGCACTGGCTGCTCAGCCAGGGCAGCGAGGTCCGCACCGCCCCCACGATCCCCCAGCGCATGGTCGTCGTCGACCGCACCCAGGCCCTGGTTCCCATCGACCCCGCCGACACGCGCCAGGGCGCCCTCCACGTCACCGAACCGGGCATTCTCGCCGCACTGCTCGACTTCTTCGAACAGGCCTGGAACACCGCCGTCCCGCTCGGCGCCGCTCGCCCCGAGGACCCCCGGACCAGCATCACCACCACAGAACGCGAAATCCTTCGCCTGCTCAGCACCGGCCTCACCGACGAAGCGGTGGGCCAGCGCCTGGGAACCTCCTCGCGCACCGTCGGACGTCACATGTCCTCGCTCATGGAACGCCTGGACGCCAGTAGCCGCTTCGAAGCCGGTATCAAGGCCGCCCACAGAGGCTGGCTCTGA
- a CDS encoding GNAT family N-acetyltransferase, with protein MTPVLRTERLLLDPYVPEDEEGFVALFQDARVSRWMGDGPTSEAEDRALFGRVFTKVYAENLFDVWAVRRDGRLVGHAEIKRTDEVDGHEIIYALAPEAWGAGLGTEIAEAIVAYGFGALGLAEVHATVADANAASLVLLERIGFAHVRDVREDDGSTTRVLTRRRDPVA; from the coding sequence ATGACGCCCGTACTGCGTACCGAACGCCTGCTCCTCGACCCGTACGTTCCCGAGGACGAGGAAGGTTTCGTCGCGCTCTTCCAGGACGCCCGGGTGTCCCGGTGGATGGGGGACGGTCCCACGTCCGAGGCCGAGGACCGGGCGCTCTTCGGGCGGGTCTTCACCAAGGTCTATGCCGAGAACCTCTTCGACGTGTGGGCCGTGCGCCGGGACGGCCGGCTGGTCGGGCACGCCGAGATCAAGCGGACCGACGAGGTCGACGGCCACGAGATCATCTACGCCCTGGCCCCCGAGGCCTGGGGAGCGGGCCTCGGTACGGAGATCGCCGAGGCGATCGTCGCGTACGGCTTCGGCGCCCTCGGCCTGGCCGAGGTGCACGCCACCGTCGCCGATGCCAATGCCGCCTCCCTGGTCCTGCTGGAGCGCATCGGTTTCGCCCACGTCCGGGACGTGCGGGAGGACGACGGGAGCACCACCCGCGTGCTGACCCGCCGCCGGGATCCCGTCGCCTGA
- a CDS encoding PP2C family protein-serine/threonine phosphatase: MVGLGRQGNGGGRADGSGSGVTRRVVRVLPVALIALGMVFDVLTPPSFTGSPFFTAAPLIAAPLFTLWATALTGSLAVFAVFVLHVLNGTSWKVEALTELVTVLTVAGLALLINRMVRRSGERLASARGIAEAAQRAVLPKPAERIGGLHVSAWYEAAQADAFIGGDLYAVQETPYGVRLAVGDVRGKGLGAVEAVAVVLGAFREAADTEPTLEELAQRLERALAREGTRRDSLDAVEGFTTCVLGEIPPGVGVLRLLNRGHPEPLLLHANGELAVLAPAEPALPLGMGDLGRWPDLVQEWAFPAGTTLLLYTDGLTEARDGAGDFYDPADRLRGRIFPGPQALLSALSSDVRRHTGGGATDDMALLAVGRPGEREPERRRTVPVVPRGDAM; this comes from the coding sequence GTGGTGGGGCTGGGCCGGCAGGGCAACGGCGGTGGGCGCGCGGACGGGAGCGGGAGCGGTGTGACCCGTCGCGTGGTCCGCGTGCTGCCGGTCGCGCTGATCGCGCTCGGGATGGTCTTCGACGTACTGACCCCGCCCAGCTTCACGGGGTCCCCGTTCTTCACGGCGGCCCCGCTGATCGCCGCCCCGCTGTTCACCCTCTGGGCCACCGCCCTGACCGGCTCCCTGGCCGTGTTCGCGGTGTTCGTGCTGCACGTCCTCAACGGCACCAGCTGGAAGGTCGAGGCGCTGACCGAGCTGGTGACCGTACTGACCGTCGCCGGGCTGGCGCTCCTGATCAACCGCATGGTGCGGCGCAGCGGCGAGCGGCTCGCTTCGGCGCGCGGGATCGCCGAGGCGGCGCAGCGGGCGGTGCTGCCGAAGCCCGCCGAGCGCATCGGGGGGCTGCACGTCTCCGCCTGGTACGAGGCCGCGCAGGCGGACGCCTTCATCGGCGGCGACCTGTACGCGGTCCAGGAGACCCCGTACGGAGTGCGGCTGGCGGTGGGCGACGTACGGGGCAAGGGGCTGGGGGCGGTGGAGGCCGTCGCGGTGGTCCTCGGGGCGTTCCGGGAGGCGGCGGACACCGAGCCCACGCTGGAGGAGCTGGCGCAGCGGCTGGAGCGGGCGCTGGCCCGGGAGGGCACCCGGCGCGACAGCCTGGACGCGGTGGAGGGGTTCACGACGTGCGTGCTCGGGGAGATCCCGCCGGGCGTGGGTGTGCTGCGGCTGCTCAACCGGGGCCACCCCGAGCCGCTGCTGCTGCACGCGAACGGTGAGCTGGCGGTCCTCGCCCCGGCGGAGCCGGCCCTGCCGCTCGGCATGGGGGACCTGGGGCGCTGGCCGGACCTGGTGCAGGAGTGGGCCTTCCCGGCGGGGACCACCCTGCTCCTCTACACGGACGGGCTGACCGAGGCCCGGGACGGGGCGGGGGACTTCTACGATCCGGCGGACCGGCTGCGCGGGCGGATCTTCCCCGGGCCGCAGGCGCTGCTCAGCGCGCTCAGCAGCGATGTGCGCCGGCATACGGGCGGCGGGGCGACGGACGACATGGCGCTGCTCGCGGTGGGCCGGCCGGGGGAGCGGGAGCCGGAGCGGCGGCGGACCGTGCCGGTGGTGCCCCGCGGCGATGCGATGTGA
- a CDS encoding M23 family metallopeptidase yields the protein MASNLPAPEGIEIQESPTAGAWGEWNPTEDSVRPVRGKHRVAKQRGGLARSSTVLGVGVIAAVGAGGIATAQDRPQVAISLPALPDMMTGNKAQQEDDGSGSAASTGERTGIIAQQSAQGADAGEVLRNRILQQAEAQQGAAEAKARAEAEQAAQQAAAQEAKEKLEEARKAAEEAKTQAEAKAKEEAEAKAAEAARAAAAAKAEQERAAKPSGSYSLPTSAYTLTSHYGDSGSMWSSGHHTGLDFAAPTGTPVKAVAAGKITSAGWSGAYGYRIVLELPDGTEVWYCHLSSMSVTSGAVGAGETIGRVGATGNVTGPHLHLEVRKGGSTQDPLAWLNSKGLNV from the coding sequence GTGGCCTCCAACTTGCCTGCCCCTGAAGGCATCGAGATCCAGGAGTCGCCCACCGCGGGTGCCTGGGGCGAGTGGAATCCCACCGAGGATTCGGTGCGGCCGGTCCGTGGCAAGCACCGGGTCGCCAAGCAGCGCGGGGGACTTGCCCGCAGCTCCACCGTGCTCGGCGTCGGTGTCATCGCGGCGGTCGGCGCCGGCGGCATCGCCACGGCACAGGACCGGCCCCAGGTCGCGATATCCCTGCCGGCCCTGCCCGACATGATGACCGGGAACAAGGCCCAGCAGGAGGACGACGGTTCCGGATCGGCGGCCTCGACGGGCGAGCGGACGGGGATCATCGCGCAGCAGTCCGCCCAGGGCGCGGACGCGGGCGAGGTGTTGCGCAACCGCATCCTCCAGCAGGCCGAGGCCCAGCAGGGCGCCGCTGAGGCGAAGGCCCGGGCGGAAGCCGAGCAGGCCGCGCAGCAGGCTGCCGCCCAGGAGGCCAAGGAGAAGCTGGAGGAGGCCCGCAAGGCCGCCGAGGAAGCGAAGACGCAGGCCGAGGCGAAGGCCAAGGAAGAGGCCGAGGCGAAGGCCGCGGAAGCGGCGCGAGCGGCGGCGGCGGCCAAGGCCGAGCAGGAGCGCGCCGCCAAGCCGTCCGGCAGCTACTCCCTGCCCACCTCTGCCTACACCCTCACCTCGCACTACGGGGACTCCGGCTCCATGTGGTCCTCCGGCCACCACACCGGCCTCGACTTCGCGGCCCCGACCGGCACCCCGGTCAAGGCCGTGGCCGCCGGAAAGATCACCTCGGCCGGCTGGTCCGGCGCGTACGGCTACCGGATCGTGCTGGAGCTCCCCGACGGCACGGAGGTCTGGTACTGCCACCTCTCCTCGATGTCGGTGACCTCGGGCGCCGTCGGCGCCGGCGAGACCATCGGCCGCGTCGGCGCCACCGGCAACGTCACCGGACCTCATCTCCACCTGGAAGTACGCAAGGGCGGATCGACGCAGGACCCGCTGGCGTGGCTGAACTCCAAGGGCCTGAACGTCTGA
- a CDS encoding PrsW family intramembrane metalloprotease: MLPRPSGTVRTCVLLALLAATGVAILELVREQTGTPGFFVGLGLALLPVAPLMAAFRWLGRAAPAPWSQLLFCFGWGACTAALIAILANNFATEWIAAATTDASSADHLGSVAIAPVVEESAKAAALLLVFLFRRRHFTGPADGFVVAGFTATGFAFTENILYLGNAFVEDQADRSGVLESVTMATFFVRIVLSPFAHPLFTVLTGLGFGVAAVSARRPRRFFLPLLGLALAMGMHALWNGSSQFGEHGFYVVYSCVMVPLFGLLVWLAVRIRRNRLRAVEGELALYAAAGWLGAAEVPALASMPARSLARALARRSGGRAAGRTVARYEADAAALALLRNRARRGGPVRERDFAGRERELLHRLWQSRTTAGPALTRAAVMEELVPPWFDPLEPAAARTDVPGPRRADQDRGAPDRTRGTAPGPTLETASGPTLEATPGTVREPGLRRSGPWSSATPAGPASIRPCVLPGGDEVR; this comes from the coding sequence GTGCTCCCACGTCCGTCCGGCACGGTCCGTACGTGCGTGCTCCTCGCCCTGCTCGCCGCGACCGGGGTCGCCATCCTCGAACTCGTGCGGGAACAGACCGGCACCCCGGGCTTCTTCGTCGGTCTCGGTCTGGCCCTGCTGCCGGTGGCACCGCTCATGGCGGCCTTCCGGTGGCTGGGCCGGGCCGCGCCCGCGCCCTGGTCGCAGCTGCTGTTCTGCTTCGGCTGGGGTGCCTGCACCGCAGCGCTGATCGCGATACTGGCCAACAACTTCGCCACCGAGTGGATCGCCGCTGCCACCACCGACGCCTCCTCCGCCGATCACCTCGGCTCGGTGGCCATCGCCCCGGTGGTGGAGGAGAGCGCCAAGGCGGCCGCCCTGCTGCTGGTGTTCTTGTTCCGAAGACGCCATTTCACCGGCCCCGCCGACGGGTTCGTGGTGGCCGGCTTCACCGCCACCGGCTTCGCCTTCACCGAGAACATCCTCTACCTCGGCAACGCCTTCGTGGAGGACCAGGCCGACCGCAGCGGCGTGCTGGAATCGGTGACGATGGCGACGTTCTTCGTGCGGATAGTGCTGTCGCCGTTCGCGCACCCGCTGTTCACCGTGCTCACCGGGCTGGGCTTCGGCGTGGCCGCCGTCAGCGCCCGCCGCCCGCGCAGGTTCTTCCTGCCGCTGCTCGGCCTGGCGCTGGCCATGGGCATGCACGCGCTGTGGAACGGCTCCTCGCAGTTCGGGGAGCACGGGTTCTACGTGGTCTACAGCTGCGTGATGGTCCCGCTGTTCGGGCTGCTGGTGTGGTTGGCGGTGCGGATAAGGCGCAACCGGTTGCGGGCCGTCGAGGGTGAGCTCGCGCTGTACGCCGCCGCGGGCTGGCTCGGTGCGGCCGAGGTGCCGGCCCTGGCTTCGATGCCGGCCCGGTCACTGGCCCGTGCCCTGGCCCGGCGCAGCGGGGGCCGGGCGGCCGGACGCACGGTCGCCCGCTACGAGGCGGACGCGGCGGCCCTCGCCCTGCTACGGAACCGGGCGCGGCGCGGCGGCCCCGTACGGGAGCGGGATTTCGCGGGCCGGGAGCGGGAGTTGCTGCACCGGCTCTGGCAGTCCCGGACGACGGCGGGTCCCGCACTGACCCGGGCGGCGGTCATGGAGGAGCTGGTTCCACCGTGGTTCGACCCCCTGGAGCCGGCGGCCGCGCGGACCGACGTACCCGGTCCGCGGCGGGCGGACCAGGACCGTGGCGCGCCGGACCGGACCCGGGGAACGGCCCCGGGGCCGACTCTGGAAACGGCCTCGGGGCCGACTCTGGAAGCGACCCCGGGAACGGTCCGGGAGCCGGGTCTCAGACGTTCAGGCCCTTGGAGTTCAGCCACGCCAGCGGGTCCTGCGTCGATCCGCCCTTGCGTACTTCCAGGTGGAGATGAGGTCCGGTGA
- the trmB gene encoding tRNA (guanosine(46)-N7)-methyltransferase TrmB, with translation MPPKWRTEPRFPDGPSPDPAGSHHERRIRSFQPRRSRVTTGQGEALKRLWGTWGLDIDGHRVLDLDELFDGLPVVLEIGFGMGEATAQMAADDPGTGILAADVHTPGQGNLLALAERGGMTNVRVANGDAIILLREMLPPDSLAGIRVYFPDPWPKARHHKRRLIQPDFLTLAATRLAPGAVLHCATDWEPYAEQMLEVLTAHPDFENTQPDGGFSPRPAFRPLTRFEGQGLDKGHLVHDLLFRRTEN, from the coding sequence GTGCCGCCCAAGTGGCGCACCGAGCCCCGCTTCCCCGACGGGCCTTCGCCGGACCCGGCCGGCTCGCACCACGAGCGGCGGATCCGGAGCTTCCAGCCCCGGCGCAGCCGGGTCACCACCGGCCAGGGCGAGGCCCTGAAGCGCCTGTGGGGCACCTGGGGCCTGGACATCGACGGCCACCGGGTCCTCGATCTCGACGAGCTCTTCGACGGCCTCCCGGTCGTCCTGGAGATCGGCTTCGGCATGGGCGAGGCCACGGCCCAGATGGCCGCCGACGACCCCGGCACCGGGATCCTCGCCGCCGACGTGCACACCCCCGGGCAGGGCAACCTGCTCGCCCTCGCCGAGCGCGGCGGGATGACCAACGTCCGGGTGGCCAACGGCGACGCCATCATCCTGCTCCGCGAGATGCTGCCGCCCGACTCGCTGGCCGGCATCCGCGTGTACTTCCCGGACCCGTGGCCCAAGGCCCGCCACCACAAGCGCCGGCTGATCCAGCCCGACTTCCTGACGCTGGCCGCCACCCGGCTGGCGCCCGGGGCCGTACTGCACTGCGCGACCGACTGGGAGCCGTACGCCGAGCAGATGCTCGAAGTGCTCACCGCGCACCCGGACTTCGAGAACACCCAGCCCGACGGCGGCTTCTCCCCGCGGCCCGCCTTCCGGCCGCTGACCCGCTTCGAGGGCCAGGGCCTCGACAAGGGACACCTCGTACACGACTTGCTCTTCCGTCGCACGGAGAACTGA